One Aureibacillus halotolerans genomic region harbors:
- a CDS encoding dihydroorotase, which produces MGIVFKRVKLYQASEHLVDVFISEGRIEKIAATTLSSNDGYEIIEGNERTLLPGLVDVHVHLREPGGEKKETIETGSNAAARGGFTTICAMPNTRPVPDSLDALEGILGRMQEKGVVRVLPYAAITRNQAGKELVDVEGLAKMGAFAFTDDGVGVQSAGQMLKAMKAASAAGKAIVAHCEDNTLLNGGSFHDGKKAAELGLSGISSISEAVHIARDVLLAEAANCHYHVCHISTKESVRVVRDAKKAGIRVTAEVTPHHLLLCEDDIPGVDPQYKMNPPLRAKADQDALWEGLLDGTIDIIATDHAPHTEEEKANDLHHAPFGIVGLETAFPLLYTHLVKTGKASLAQLVHWLSTKPAELFQLDAGTINVGAVADLTLVDVEKVTDIDTTAFASKGKNTPFQDWTCQGWPVATMVNGQIVWREDDQR; this is translated from the coding sequence ATGGGTATCGTATTCAAGCGAGTCAAACTGTATCAAGCATCTGAGCATTTGGTGGACGTGTTTATTTCCGAGGGACGAATTGAAAAGATTGCTGCGACTACACTATCGAGTAACGATGGTTATGAGATTATTGAAGGCAATGAACGTACACTCCTCCCAGGTCTAGTTGACGTCCATGTACATTTGCGCGAGCCCGGTGGCGAGAAAAAGGAAACGATTGAAACCGGCTCAAATGCGGCAGCCCGTGGCGGATTTACAACCATTTGTGCGATGCCTAATACGCGCCCTGTGCCAGATTCGTTAGACGCACTTGAGGGCATCCTAGGACGTATGCAGGAGAAAGGCGTTGTTCGGGTTCTACCTTATGCTGCGATCACAAGAAACCAAGCCGGAAAAGAGTTAGTAGATGTTGAAGGTCTAGCGAAGATGGGTGCCTTTGCTTTCACAGATGATGGCGTCGGGGTACAAAGTGCGGGTCAAATGCTAAAAGCAATGAAGGCAGCGTCTGCGGCAGGTAAGGCGATCGTTGCTCATTGTGAAGACAACACATTATTGAATGGCGGTTCCTTCCATGATGGAAAAAAAGCAGCCGAGCTAGGGTTGTCCGGAATTTCTTCCATTTCGGAGGCTGTGCATATTGCGCGCGACGTGCTGCTTGCTGAAGCAGCCAATTGTCATTATCATGTGTGCCATATTTCAACGAAGGAATCTGTCCGCGTCGTTCGTGATGCTAAAAAAGCGGGTATTCGTGTAACAGCTGAGGTCACGCCACACCATTTGCTGCTCTGTGAGGACGACATCCCTGGCGTGGATCCACAGTACAAAATGAATCCACCGTTACGTGCTAAGGCAGACCAAGACGCACTATGGGAAGGGCTACTGGATGGCACGATCGACATCATTGCTACAGATCACGCACCTCATACAGAGGAAGAAAAGGCGAATGATCTTCATCACGCACCGTTTGGCATCGTTGGTCTGGAGACAGCGTTCCCGCTGCTCTACACGCACCTTGTGAAAACAGGGAAGGCATCGCTCGCTCAACTCGTTCACTGGCTGTCTACGAAGCCAGCAGAGCTGTTCCAATTAGATGCTGGAACGATCAATGTTGGTGCTGTAGCTGATCTGACGCTCGTTGATGTCGAAAAGGTGACCGACATTGATACAACTGCTTTTGCTTCAAAAGGGAAAAACACACCATTTCAAGACTGGACATGTCAAGGCTGGCCAGTTGCCACGATGGTCAACGGACAAATCGTGTGGAGAGAGGACGATCAAAGATGA
- a CDS encoding uracil-xanthine permease family protein encodes MKEPTYDIHERPPLHRWLIFSFQHLFAMVGATVLVPYLTGLDPAVALVTSGIGTLTYILITKGQIPAYLGSSFAFIQPISAAIANVGIDAAMLGAFLAGLVYGIVSLFILSFGTEWLLKLLPPIVVGPVIMVIGLGLAPTAVSNAMNVNGEYSLLHFSVAAVTLLICIIAAMYFKGIFGLVPVLFGMVGGYLYAVAMGIVDFSPVAEAAWFSVPQFSIPFVTYTPTWQWGIAIAMVPVAVVTFAEHTGHQLVLSKVTGRNTLKKPGLHRSIAGDGIAVMISSLLGGPPNTTYGENIGVLAITRVFSVYVIGGAAVIAILFGFSAKVSALISSIPPAVMGGASILLFGIIASSGLRMLIDNRIDFNENRNLVISSVILVIGVGGAMIRIEGFELSGMALATITGIVLNLVLPGRVSAGSMALNQQQSDDDSAA; translated from the coding sequence ATGAAAGAACCAACATACGACATTCACGAACGCCCACCCCTTCACCGGTGGCTCATCTTTTCCTTTCAACATCTATTTGCAATGGTTGGGGCGACGGTTCTCGTTCCCTACTTAACAGGTCTTGATCCGGCGGTGGCTCTTGTTACAAGCGGTATTGGTACGCTGACATATATCCTGATTACTAAAGGTCAAATTCCAGCTTATCTTGGGTCATCCTTCGCATTTATACAACCAATTTCGGCGGCGATTGCCAATGTAGGCATTGATGCCGCAATGTTAGGCGCATTTTTGGCTGGTCTAGTGTACGGGATCGTATCGCTTTTTATTCTTTCGTTTGGTACAGAGTGGCTTCTTAAACTATTGCCACCCATTGTGGTCGGTCCGGTCATTATGGTCATTGGCCTCGGACTAGCCCCTACTGCCGTGAGTAATGCCATGAATGTAAACGGCGAATACAGTTTGCTCCATTTTTCAGTCGCTGCGGTGACGCTGCTTATTTGTATCATTGCTGCGATGTATTTTAAAGGCATTTTTGGACTTGTCCCCGTCCTTTTCGGAATGGTCGGTGGCTATCTTTATGCCGTAGCGATGGGCATCGTTGATTTTTCACCTGTCGCAGAGGCCGCATGGTTCTCTGTGCCGCAGTTTTCAATTCCGTTTGTAACTTATACGCCGACCTGGCAATGGGGTATCGCGATTGCTATGGTGCCGGTTGCTGTCGTCACCTTTGCTGAACACACAGGTCATCAGCTCGTTTTAAGCAAAGTCACCGGACGTAACACATTAAAGAAACCTGGCCTTCATCGTTCTATTGCCGGCGATGGCATTGCTGTCATGATCTCCTCCCTTTTAGGTGGACCGCCAAACACAACCTACGGTGAAAACATTGGTGTGTTGGCGATCACAAGGGTATTCAGCGTGTATGTGATTGGAGGAGCCGCTGTTATCGCCATTTTGTTTGGTTTTTCAGCGAAAGTATCCGCTTTAATCTCGTCGATTCCACCAGCAGTGATGGGCGGGGCATCCATTCTTTTATTTGGAATCATTGCCTCCTCAGGCTTGCGCATGCTGATAGACAATCGAATTGACTTCAATGAAAATCGAAACCTCGTCATTTCTTCTGTCATCCTCGTCATTGGAGTTGGCGGTGCTATGATTCGAATTGAAGGGTTCGAGCTTTCCGGAATGGCACTCGCAACGATTACTGGAATCGTGCTGAACCTTGTTTTGCCAGGGAGAGTCAGTGCGGGCTCAATGGCGCTCAATCAGCAACAAAGTGATGACGATTCTGCTGCATAA
- the pyrR gene encoding bifunctional pyr operon transcriptional regulator/uracil phosphoribosyltransferase PyrR yields the protein MKKAIVLDTQAIQRALTRIAHEIIERNKGIDSLVLVGIKTRGIYLANRLAARIEQIEGSAPPVGEVDITLYRDDLTIKTSDHEPLIKGTRIEAGIEGKKVVLIDDVLFTGRTVRAAMDALVDEGRPQQIQLAVLVDRGHRELPIRPDYIGKNIPTSSSEQIVVELSEVDNEDQVSIHEKT from the coding sequence TTGAAAAAAGCGATCGTATTGGATACACAAGCCATACAACGAGCGTTAACCCGAATCGCGCATGAAATCATTGAACGAAACAAGGGCATTGACTCTCTCGTACTCGTCGGTATAAAAACGCGAGGCATCTATTTAGCGAATCGGTTGGCAGCTCGAATTGAACAGATTGAAGGTTCCGCACCTCCAGTAGGTGAAGTGGATATCACGTTGTATCGAGATGATCTGACGATAAAAACCTCTGACCATGAGCCGCTGATTAAAGGCACTCGCATTGAGGCAGGCATTGAAGGCAAAAAGGTCGTCCTTATTGACGATGTGCTCTTCACAGGCAGAACAGTAAGAGCGGCGATGGACGCGCTTGTAGATGAAGGGCGCCCTCAGCAAATTCAATTGGCTGTATTAGTGGACCGCGGTCACCGTGAACTGCCAATTCGTCCAGATTACATTGGAAAAAATATCCCTACTTCTTCTTCAGAACAAATTGTTGTTGAGCTGAGCGAAGTTGACAATGAAGATCAAGTGAGTATTCATGAAAAAACATAA
- the carB gene encoding carbamoyl-phosphate synthase large subunit: protein MSKRTDIKKILVIGSGPIIIGQAAEFDYAGTQACQALKEEGYEVVLVNSNPATIMTDTTTADAVYIEPLTLEFVAKIIRKERPDALLPTLGGQTGLNLAVELYNDGVLEECGVEILGTKLSAIQKAEDRDLFRQLMNELNEPVPESDIIHTLEEARSFAAKIGFPVIVRPAYTLGGTGGGICKDAEELDEIVQSGLKYSPVTQCLIEKSIAGLKEVEYEVMRDSEGQAIVVCNMENFDPVGVHTGDSIVVAPSQTLSDREYQLLRNVSLNIIRALEIEGGCNVQLALDPDSFQYYVIEVNPRVSRSSALASKATGYPIAKLAAKIAVGLSLAEMKNPVTGKTFACFEPALDYIVTKIPRWPFDKFESANRKLGTQMKATGEVMAIGRSFEESLQKAIRSLETDVDELLHDSFREVEDSEIRRRIVEADDERLFLFAEALRRDWSINDLHRLTKVDFFFLHKLAGLVSFEKALSGAVNDIEMLQLAKEKGFSDKTIARAWNMSEAEVNDLRQANIIKPVYKMVDTCAAEFESTTPYYYGTYEEENESIVTERPSIMVLGSGPIRIGQGIEFDYATVHCVTAIKEAGYESIIVNNNPETVSTDFSISDKLYFEPLTVEDVMHIVDLEKPQGVIVQFGGQTAINLAEGLAERGVTILGTSLDNMDRAEDRDRFEQAMKELQIAQPDGTTVTSVDEAIEAASGIGYPVLLRPSYVLGGRAMEIIYEESELLRYMKNAVRVSRDHPVLIDRYLTGKEIEVDAICDGENVVIPGILEHIERAGVHSGDSIAVYPPQSLNEVALKEIETQTIALAKGLGIIGLLNIQFVIHKDKVFVLEVNPRSSRTVPFLSKITGVPMANIATKVILGQKLAQWGYQTGIQPLAEGVYVKVPVFSFAKLRRVDITLGPEMKSTGEVMGHDQTLEKALYKGLIASGMNVPAYGTILFTIADKDKEEAVPIVRRFQQIGFNVLATEGTAGELKEQGIHVGVVEKIGGSGETLIDVIRSGKTHFVVNTLTKGKQPARDGFRIRREAVENGVACLTSLDTTTAILRVLESMSFQAQPMPSFAQLKEANLL from the coding sequence ATGTCAAAGCGTACTGACATTAAAAAAATTCTCGTTATCGGGTCAGGTCCAATCATTATTGGACAAGCGGCTGAATTTGATTATGCAGGCACACAGGCTTGCCAAGCACTAAAAGAGGAAGGCTATGAAGTCGTCCTAGTGAACTCAAATCCAGCAACAATTATGACAGATACAACAACGGCAGATGCGGTTTATATCGAACCATTAACGCTAGAGTTTGTTGCGAAGATTATTCGTAAGGAACGCCCTGATGCATTGCTTCCAACTTTAGGTGGACAGACTGGCTTGAATTTAGCGGTTGAGCTTTACAATGATGGGGTGCTTGAGGAGTGCGGTGTTGAAATCCTTGGAACAAAGCTATCAGCCATTCAAAAAGCTGAAGACCGGGACTTATTCCGTCAGCTCATGAATGAGTTGAACGAGCCTGTTCCTGAAAGTGACATCATTCATACACTCGAGGAAGCTCGTTCATTTGCCGCTAAAATTGGTTTTCCTGTCATCGTTCGTCCTGCCTACACACTTGGCGGAACAGGAGGAGGCATTTGTAAGGATGCAGAAGAGTTGGACGAAATCGTACAAAGCGGTTTAAAGTACAGCCCTGTCACACAATGTCTCATTGAAAAAAGCATTGCCGGATTAAAAGAAGTTGAATATGAAGTGATGAGAGATAGCGAAGGTCAGGCGATCGTCGTTTGTAACATGGAAAACTTTGATCCTGTGGGCGTGCACACAGGCGATTCAATCGTTGTTGCACCTAGCCAAACGCTAAGTGATAGAGAATACCAGTTGCTTCGAAATGTATCTTTGAACATTATTCGTGCCCTTGAAATTGAGGGAGGTTGTAACGTACAGCTTGCCCTTGATCCAGACAGCTTTCAATATTATGTCATTGAAGTAAATCCACGCGTCAGTCGTTCGTCTGCCTTAGCATCAAAAGCAACAGGCTATCCGATTGCGAAGCTTGCGGCGAAAATCGCTGTTGGGTTAAGCCTAGCAGAGATGAAAAATCCGGTAACGGGGAAGACGTTTGCTTGCTTTGAGCCTGCGCTTGATTATATCGTCACAAAAATTCCTCGCTGGCCATTTGATAAATTTGAATCGGCGAACCGCAAGCTTGGTACACAAATGAAAGCGACAGGGGAAGTTATGGCAATTGGCCGTAGCTTTGAGGAATCGTTGCAGAAGGCGATTCGCAGCCTTGAAACCGATGTCGACGAGCTTCTACACGATTCGTTCCGTGAGGTGGAGGATTCGGAAATTCGCAGGCGTATCGTTGAGGCAGACGATGAGCGTTTGTTCCTCTTTGCCGAGGCATTGCGACGCGATTGGTCGATCAATGACCTTCATCGGTTAACAAAGGTGGATTTTTTCTTCCTTCACAAGCTCGCTGGTTTGGTGTCGTTTGAAAAAGCCTTGTCAGGCGCTGTGAATGACATTGAAATGCTCCAATTGGCTAAAGAAAAAGGCTTCTCAGATAAAACCATTGCTCGTGCATGGAACATGTCAGAGGCGGAAGTCAATGACCTTCGTCAAGCGAACATCATCAAGCCAGTTTACAAAATGGTCGACACCTGTGCGGCAGAATTTGAATCAACAACACCATATTATTATGGGACATATGAGGAAGAAAACGAGTCCATTGTCACAGAGCGACCATCCATTATGGTGTTAGGCTCAGGACCGATTCGAATTGGTCAAGGAATTGAGTTTGACTACGCTACGGTTCACTGTGTCACGGCGATCAAGGAAGCCGGCTATGAATCCATTATTGTCAACAACAATCCTGAGACAGTGTCCACCGATTTCAGCATCTCGGACAAACTTTATTTTGAACCGTTGACCGTTGAAGATGTGATGCACATTGTCGATCTTGAAAAGCCACAAGGGGTCATCGTCCAGTTTGGTGGACAAACCGCCATTAATCTTGCTGAAGGTTTAGCCGAGCGAGGCGTAACGATTTTAGGAACGTCGTTGGATAATATGGACCGTGCGGAGGACAGAGATCGTTTCGAACAGGCGATGAAAGAACTACAGATTGCCCAGCCTGATGGAACAACGGTCACGTCTGTCGATGAAGCCATTGAAGCAGCTTCGGGCATCGGTTATCCTGTGCTCCTTCGTCCTTCCTATGTGCTTGGTGGACGTGCAATGGAGATTATCTACGAAGAATCTGAGTTGCTGCGCTATATGAAAAACGCTGTGCGTGTTAGCCGTGACCACCCTGTATTGATTGACCGCTATCTAACAGGGAAAGAAATCGAAGTGGATGCCATTTGTGACGGTGAAAATGTCGTCATTCCAGGTATTTTAGAACATATCGAGCGAGCGGGTGTCCACAGTGGGGATTCCATCGCGGTGTATCCACCTCAAAGCCTAAATGAAGTAGCCTTGAAAGAAATTGAGACGCAGACGATTGCCCTTGCAAAAGGCTTAGGGATCATTGGATTGTTAAACATTCAGTTTGTCATCCATAAGGATAAGGTGTTTGTGCTTGAGGTCAATCCGAGGTCTAGCCGCACGGTGCCGTTTTTGAGTAAGATTACAGGCGTGCCAATGGCCAATATAGCCACAAAGGTCATCCTTGGCCAAAAGCTGGCACAATGGGGCTACCAAACAGGGATTCAACCATTGGCGGAGGGGGTTTATGTGAAAGTTCCAGTATTCTCTTTCGCAAAACTTCGCCGGGTCGATATTACGTTAGGTCCAGAAATGAAATCAACAGGAGAAGTCATGGGGCATGATCAAACGCTTGAGAAAGCTCTTTACAAGGGCTTGATCGCTTCAGGCATGAATGTTCCAGCCTATGGAACGATCTTGTTTACGATTGCCGACAAGGACAAAGAAGAAGCTGTGCCGATCGTTCGACGCTTTCAACAAATTGGCTTCAATGTTCTTGCGACAGAAGGCACAGCCGGAGAGTTAAAAGAGCAGGGCATTCATGTTGGTGTGGTAGAAAAAATCGGCGGGAGCGGTGAAACACTAATTGATGTCATTCGCAGTGGCAAAACGCACTTTGTTGTTAATACGTTGACAAAAGGCAAGCAACCCGCGCGTGATGGTTTCAGAATTCGTCGTGAGGCAGTCGAAAACGGTGTCGCCTGTTTGACATCACTCGATACAACAACAGCCATTTTACGTGTCTTGGAATCGATGAGCTTCCAAGCGCAACCAATGCCATCGTTTGCTCAGCTGAAGGAGGCCAACCTTCTATGA
- a CDS encoding carbamoyl phosphate synthase small subunit, which translates to MKKQLLLEDGSVFIGEAFGDQRDIVGEVVFNTGMTGYQEILSDPSYCAQLVTLTYPLIGNYGINRDDFESISPSVGALIVKEAALHPSNWRNEETLDSFLKAKSIPGLSGIDTRRLTRLIRQHGTLKGMICPLETSVEDGMALLKETPLPTKQVREVSTRSSYSAPGRGDRVVLIDYGMKHGILRELTARGCDVVVVPFNATVEEVLRLHPDGVMLSNGPGNPEDVPEAVETVKALIGKVPLFGICLGHQLFALAAGARTTKMKFGHRGSNHPVQDLKTGKVDITSQNHGYTVEESSLDGLNIEVTHRALNDGTIEGLRHKHERAFSVQYHPEASPGPEDANHLFETFMEMIQTHKEETSHVKAY; encoded by the coding sequence ATGAAGAAACAATTGTTGCTAGAAGATGGATCAGTGTTTATCGGTGAAGCGTTTGGCGATCAAAGGGATATTGTCGGCGAAGTCGTATTTAATACAGGAATGACAGGCTATCAGGAAATTCTGTCGGACCCATCCTATTGTGCACAGCTTGTAACACTCACCTACCCATTAATCGGAAATTACGGCATAAATCGTGATGATTTTGAATCCATTTCTCCGTCGGTCGGAGCGTTGATCGTAAAAGAGGCTGCGCTTCATCCGTCGAATTGGCGTAATGAGGAAACGTTAGATTCCTTTTTAAAAGCCAAAAGCATCCCGGGGTTAAGTGGTATTGATACCCGACGTCTTACACGTTTAATTCGCCAACATGGAACATTAAAAGGCATGATTTGTCCATTGGAGACATCCGTAGAGGATGGTATGGCTTTGCTTAAAGAGACGCCTCTACCGACAAAGCAAGTACGCGAAGTGTCAACACGTTCTTCCTATAGTGCACCAGGTCGTGGCGATCGGGTCGTTCTAATTGATTATGGAATGAAGCACGGCATTTTACGAGAACTTACTGCACGGGGCTGTGACGTTGTCGTCGTTCCTTTTAACGCGACGGTTGAGGAAGTGCTACGATTGCATCCTGATGGGGTGATGCTCTCCAACGGTCCAGGCAACCCGGAGGATGTGCCCGAAGCTGTTGAAACGGTTAAAGCTTTGATTGGCAAAGTCCCTCTCTTTGGAATTTGTTTAGGCCATCAATTGTTCGCTCTTGCCGCAGGTGCACGGACGACAAAAATGAAATTTGGTCATCGTGGATCAAATCATCCAGTCCAAGACTTAAAAACGGGCAAAGTTGACATTACATCGCAAAACCATGGCTATACCGTTGAAGAATCTTCACTCGATGGTCTAAATATTGAGGTTACCCATCGTGCTCTAAATGATGGAACGATTGAAGGGCTTCGTCACAAACACGAACGTGCCTTCTCTGTGCAGTACCATCCAGAAGCCTCACCTGGCCCAGAGGACGCCAACCATCTGTTTGAAACGTTTATGGAAATGATACAGACTCATAAGGAGGAGACATCTCATGTCAAAGCGTACTGA
- a CDS encoding dihydroorotate dehydrogenase, which translates to MDISVSLPGLELKNPIMPASGCFGFGKEYSRFYSLSELGAIMIKATTPEARFGNETPRVAETASGMLNAIGLQNPGLDKVFNEELPWLSQYDVPIIANIAGKTEEDYVEVAKKLSTSPHVDALELNISCPNVKEGGIAFGTVPELAASLTSAVVKASNVPVYVKLSPNTADVVAVAKAVENAGAAGLTLINTLLGMRLDEKSGRPVLANHTGGLSGPAIKPVALRMVYEVSQAVSIPVIGMGGIETVQDVIDFISAGASAVAIGTANFVNPFVCPELIAALPEALTQVGAERIEDIQGRSWKSLAEARHHRT; encoded by the coding sequence ATGGATATTTCCGTAAGCCTGCCTGGGCTTGAACTGAAAAATCCGATCATGCCAGCATCTGGCTGCTTTGGGTTTGGGAAGGAATATTCTCGTTTCTATTCTTTGTCAGAGCTAGGTGCAATCATGATCAAGGCGACGACACCAGAGGCTAGATTTGGAAATGAAACACCCCGTGTTGCAGAAACGGCATCCGGCATGCTCAATGCGATCGGCCTGCAAAACCCAGGTTTAGACAAGGTGTTTAATGAAGAATTGCCATGGCTTTCACAATACGACGTTCCAATCATTGCCAATATTGCAGGGAAAACCGAAGAGGATTATGTAGAGGTTGCCAAAAAACTGTCAACGTCTCCTCATGTGGATGCCCTCGAGCTAAACATCTCCTGTCCAAATGTGAAAGAAGGGGGCATTGCGTTTGGTACGGTGCCAGAGCTTGCAGCATCGTTGACTTCTGCCGTCGTCAAAGCGTCAAACGTTCCTGTCTATGTAAAGCTCTCGCCAAACACCGCTGACGTCGTCGCCGTTGCCAAGGCCGTCGAAAACGCAGGGGCCGCAGGACTGACGTTAATCAATACACTCTTAGGCATGCGCCTTGATGAAAAAAGTGGTCGACCTGTACTTGCAAACCATACAGGAGGTTTATCCGGCCCGGCGATTAAGCCAGTTGCTCTCCGCATGGTGTATGAAGTGTCTCAGGCCGTGTCTATTCCGGTAATTGGCATGGGCGGTATCGAGACGGTACAGGATGTGATTGATTTTATTTCCGCAGGTGCCAGCGCAGTGGCGATAGGAACAGCGAATTTTGTGAACCCTTTCGTTTGCCCAGAGTTGATTGCAGCCCTCCCAGAAGCATTGACACAAGTTGGGGCTGAGCGTATTGAAGACATTCAAGGAAGGAGCTGGAAAAGCCTTGCTGAAGCCCGTCATCATCGCACTTGA
- a CDS encoding aspartate carbamoyltransferase catalytic subunit, producing MKHMLTLQHVRNEELWELILRADEFAKNKHPLQTPQHFVANLFFEASTRTKCSFEVAERKLGLSIIPFEASTSSVEKGESLYDTVKTLEAIGVDLVVIRHPREQFYAPLMEQTSCALVNAGDGCGDHPTQSLLDLLTIYQEFGGFKDLNIVIAGDIRHSRVARSNVQMLHRLGAKVMLSGPERWRDTMLEQSAPYRSFSQAVREADVVMMLRVQKERHDNQLLETNYLEQHGLSEERAATMKPTAIVMHPAPVNRGIELADALVEAPNSRIFKQMENGVYARMAVIRSILETKRRELTHGYRIQASQTVSSI from the coding sequence ATGAAGCATATGCTCACGTTGCAACATGTAAGGAATGAGGAACTTTGGGAGCTCATCTTACGTGCCGATGAATTTGCGAAAAACAAGCATCCATTACAAACACCACAGCACTTTGTGGCCAATCTCTTTTTTGAAGCGAGTACACGAACAAAATGTAGCTTTGAAGTCGCTGAGCGAAAGCTAGGGCTATCGATTATCCCTTTTGAAGCCTCGACCAGTTCTGTGGAAAAGGGGGAGTCACTGTATGATACAGTTAAAACCCTAGAAGCCATTGGCGTTGACCTTGTTGTGATTCGCCATCCTCGGGAGCAGTTTTATGCGCCGCTGATGGAACAAACCTCTTGTGCCCTCGTCAACGCTGGCGATGGCTGTGGAGACCATCCGACACAATCGCTGCTTGATCTATTGACTATCTATCAGGAGTTTGGTGGGTTTAAAGACCTCAACATTGTCATCGCTGGCGATATACGACATAGCCGCGTGGCACGATCGAATGTCCAAATGCTGCACCGCTTAGGGGCTAAGGTCATGCTTAGCGGGCCAGAACGATGGCGTGATACGATGTTAGAACAGTCCGCGCCTTATCGATCTTTTTCTCAGGCAGTCAGGGAAGCCGATGTTGTGATGATGCTCCGTGTACAAAAGGAACGTCATGACAATCAACTGCTTGAAACGAACTACTTAGAACAGCACGGGTTGTCAGAAGAGCGCGCTGCAACAATGAAGCCTACTGCCATTGTGATGCATCCAGCCCCAGTAAATCGTGGAATTGAGCTCGCTGATGCACTTGTCGAAGCGCCAAACTCACGCATTTTTAAACAAATGGAAAATGGTGTTTACGCGCGCATGGCTGTTATACGTTCAATACTTGAAACCAAAAGGAGAGAATTAACGCATGGGTATCGTATTCAAGCGAGTCAAACTGTATCAAGCATCTGA
- a CDS encoding dihydroorotate dehydrogenase electron transfer subunit: protein MSIQKQLLTLVQQNEIAANVYEAVLEGELVSQMTSPGQFIHVKVQEGSVPLLRRPISLCDVDLASQRLTIIYRAQGAGTKALAALQPGAKVDVLGPLGQGFDPEMKSNASALLIGGGVGVPPMYYLSKELTKRGVKVSHILGFDSARSVFYEEAFATLGPTTVTTVDGSRGQKGFVTDALSHYGKPDRVYACGPLPMLRALEVACQDDELYVSLEERMGCGVGACLACVCRTNESDTAYKKICTDGPVFRAGEVVL, encoded by the coding sequence ATGAGCATCCAAAAGCAGCTGCTTACCCTCGTTCAGCAAAATGAGATAGCTGCCAATGTGTATGAGGCCGTGCTTGAAGGTGAGCTTGTTTCGCAAATGACATCGCCAGGTCAATTTATTCATGTAAAGGTTCAGGAGGGCTCAGTGCCGCTCCTGCGCCGTCCTATCTCGCTCTGTGATGTTGACTTAGCATCACAGCGGCTAACGATTATTTATCGCGCACAAGGAGCGGGAACGAAGGCTCTTGCTGCCCTTCAGCCGGGGGCAAAGGTTGATGTACTAGGTCCGTTAGGGCAAGGGTTTGATCCAGAAATGAAGTCGAACGCATCCGCGCTTTTAATTGGCGGAGGCGTTGGCGTTCCACCAATGTATTATTTGTCCAAAGAGCTTACGAAACGTGGCGTTAAAGTGTCCCATATTCTCGGGTTTGACAGCGCTCGGTCGGTGTTTTACGAGGAGGCGTTTGCGACGCTTGGTCCGACAACGGTGACAACGGTGGACGGGTCCCGTGGGCAAAAAGGCTTTGTCACAGACGCGTTGAGTCATTATGGGAAGCCTGATCGTGTGTATGCCTGCGGACCTTTGCCGATGCTAAGAGCGTTGGAGGTGGCATGCCAAGACGACGAACTCTACGTGTCTTTAGAAGAACGAATGGGTTGTGGTGTCGGCGCATGTCTCGCCTGCGTATGCCGCACGAATGAGAGCGACACGGCGTATAAAAAAATCTGCACAGACGGCCCAGTTTTTCGTGCAGGAGAGGTGGTGCTTTAA